One genomic window of Polyangium aurulentum includes the following:
- a CDS encoding tubulin-like doman-containing protein gives MTLSEKKIAPAFFIGLGGAGGAIVDELARKVKQDDAFERYNDLVHFFAFDTDADDLARLVWVDAAHKFVLSDFDKPEYVELKQGKLHAKADPLFTQWWPEWYRPRAQRGKGAGQIRIESRLSLYHHLENDRAKIVSTLEKAIRRAYDVHNPFRANKAAKIHVYASLAGGTGSGGFVTMALTLRRLLGGQRGHRMIGTFVLPNVFRGKGLPPNQFDKIMANGYAALQELELLQSASPAAPVVFHYDPDNPERVTVDRPPFDQIYLVEEKTDAGVVIADSQEIYPAIADAAHAQIFTSILDREGSTLDNDTRELMQLDEQAFTKSFGSFGISAMVLPVEDLLEYGALRLGSELLLAAVPGGSAALGDGADLDAADDAFVRGLDAKAAGRAEEGEPYRRAVEWARGGGAGGEGAIGAFVRRCREDVLRRVDEAIKLRGWDDAELAAFERDPERVRSETAQAFAALKTQLGKSEDGARDRAREAAARVAADTGDLSLTELAKGKGPTEARYFHALLRGAIAAEQEETRKAYERGLVLADGRLVEDLKRRVEELAEAAPETLLEKLPGRENDYFEVASTFAAWYRDMLDGLRARVRANAMLEFYAAVLKELDRRRLSSFHFFARVDRIQRRLEERAARLVSSGGRRQEGSDANRYVLDVEVLQDHRSGKRLWEHLYARIVRPSDLQLSGALSRLAAVASGGGAEQDIERRIIDDLVQLAAAALRGRIAGSEAERGLRIDEELAFEASIVSAARRLERRLGTLPPTSDPAWLEEAQRTPEDEIASYIKDKLEHASVKCAPFVTLGAGAPLLPDKAYAVMHHDYERSLGPVLAHLASHRVDRGQIVPSERPGEVIFYLARLGCPLHAVKSLSDYERRYRAVKDKELSEGAKVPGLPKGVPQIPIHIDKNWEGAPDPDTRLFRISIDGVKEGDSKISWAERIEKVRDERGEHQDENDDLRDFTLAIAFGLIRRADSGYLLDDPDLPEDRRKLGKFRDQAFAGYRGRIEAQKVWVRRGWLARLVALEEERDVARLRAICEEHVTELERLVKVADGVGGKPELEHLGRELSHFAAFRKEKGL, from the coding sequence ATGACGCTCAGCGAAAAGAAGATCGCGCCGGCTTTCTTCATCGGCCTCGGGGGCGCAGGAGGCGCCATCGTCGACGAGCTTGCTCGCAAGGTGAAGCAAGACGATGCCTTCGAGCGCTACAACGACCTCGTCCACTTCTTCGCGTTCGATACCGACGCCGACGACCTCGCGCGGCTCGTCTGGGTCGACGCTGCCCACAAGTTCGTGCTCTCGGACTTCGACAAGCCCGAGTACGTCGAGCTCAAGCAGGGCAAGCTCCACGCGAAGGCCGATCCGCTCTTCACCCAGTGGTGGCCCGAGTGGTATCGCCCCCGCGCCCAGCGCGGCAAGGGGGCCGGGCAAATCCGCATCGAGAGCCGCCTGTCGCTCTACCACCACCTCGAGAACGACCGCGCCAAGATCGTCTCGACCCTCGAGAAGGCCATCCGCCGCGCCTACGACGTCCACAACCCGTTCCGCGCCAACAAGGCCGCCAAGATCCACGTGTACGCCTCGCTCGCGGGCGGCACCGGATCGGGCGGGTTCGTCACGATGGCCCTCACCCTGCGACGCCTCCTCGGCGGCCAGCGCGGACATCGCATGATCGGCACGTTCGTCCTGCCGAATGTCTTCCGCGGCAAGGGCCTGCCGCCCAACCAGTTCGACAAGATCATGGCCAACGGCTACGCGGCCCTGCAAGAACTCGAGCTGTTGCAGAGCGCGAGCCCCGCCGCGCCCGTCGTCTTCCATTACGATCCCGACAACCCCGAGCGCGTCACCGTCGACCGGCCCCCGTTCGATCAGATCTACCTCGTCGAGGAGAAGACCGACGCAGGCGTGGTCATCGCCGACTCGCAGGAGATCTATCCCGCGATCGCCGACGCGGCGCACGCGCAGATCTTCACCTCGATCCTCGACCGTGAGGGCTCGACGCTCGACAACGACACGCGCGAGCTGATGCAGCTCGACGAGCAGGCGTTCACCAAATCGTTCGGCTCGTTCGGCATCAGCGCCATGGTCCTGCCCGTGGAGGACCTCCTCGAATACGGGGCGCTCAGGCTCGGATCGGAGCTGCTCCTCGCGGCCGTGCCCGGCGGCAGCGCCGCGCTCGGCGACGGCGCGGACCTCGACGCGGCCGATGACGCGTTCGTGCGCGGGCTCGACGCGAAGGCCGCGGGCAGGGCCGAAGAGGGGGAGCCCTACCGGCGCGCGGTCGAGTGGGCGCGGGGCGGCGGGGCCGGCGGCGAGGGCGCGATTGGCGCGTTCGTGCGCAGGTGCCGCGAGGACGTGCTCCGCCGCGTCGACGAGGCGATCAAGCTGCGCGGCTGGGATGACGCCGAGCTCGCGGCCTTCGAGCGCGATCCGGAGCGCGTGCGCAGCGAGACCGCGCAGGCGTTCGCGGCGCTGAAGACGCAGCTCGGAAAGAGCGAGGACGGCGCGCGCGACAGGGCCCGCGAGGCCGCCGCGCGCGTCGCGGCCGACACGGGCGACCTCTCGCTCACCGAGCTCGCCAAGGGCAAGGGGCCGACCGAGGCGCGCTACTTCCACGCGCTCTTGCGCGGCGCCATCGCGGCCGAGCAGGAGGAGACGCGAAAGGCGTACGAGCGCGGCCTCGTGCTCGCCGACGGCCGGCTGGTCGAGGACCTCAAGCGGCGCGTCGAGGAGCTCGCCGAGGCGGCGCCCGAGACGCTGCTCGAGAAGCTCCCTGGCCGGGAAAACGACTACTTCGAGGTCGCCTCCACGTTCGCGGCCTGGTATCGCGACATGCTCGACGGCTTGCGGGCGCGGGTGCGCGCGAACGCGATGCTCGAATTCTACGCGGCCGTGCTCAAGGAGCTCGATCGCCGCCGCCTGTCGAGCTTTCATTTCTTCGCGCGCGTCGACCGCATCCAGCGCCGCCTCGAGGAGCGCGCCGCGCGGCTCGTCTCCTCCGGCGGGCGGAGGCAGGAGGGCAGCGACGCCAATCGATACGTGCTCGACGTCGAGGTCCTGCAGGACCACCGCTCGGGCAAACGGCTCTGGGAGCACCTCTACGCGCGCATCGTGCGGCCGAGCGATCTGCAGCTCTCGGGCGCGCTCTCGCGCCTCGCGGCGGTGGCGAGCGGGGGAGGGGCCGAGCAGGACATCGAGCGGCGCATCATCGACGACCTCGTGCAGCTCGCCGCCGCGGCCCTGCGCGGGCGCATCGCCGGCAGCGAGGCCGAGCGGGGCCTGCGCATCGACGAGGAGCTGGCCTTCGAGGCGTCGATCGTCTCGGCCGCCCGGCGCCTCGAGCGCCGCCTGGGCACGCTGCCCCCCACCTCGGACCCGGCCTGGCTCGAGGAGGCCCAGCGCACGCCCGAGGACGAGATTGCATCGTATATCAAAGACAAACTGGAGCACGCCTCCGTGAAGTGCGCGCCATTCGTCACGCTCGGCGCGGGCGCGCCGCTCCTGCCGGACAAGGCGTACGCGGTGATGCACCACGACTACGAGCGCTCGCTCGGGCCGGTGCTCGCGCACCTGGCCTCGCACCGCGTGGATCGGGGTCAGATCGTGCCCTCGGAGAGGCCGGGGGAGGTCATCTTCTATCTCGCGCGCCTCGGCTGCCCGCTGCACGCGGTCAAGAGCTTGAGCGATTACGAGCGGCGTTATCGCGCGGTGAAGGACAAGGAGCTCTCCGAGGGCGCCAAGGTCCCCGGGCTGCCGAAGGGCGTGCCGCAGATCCCGATCCACATCGACAAGAACTGGGAGGGCGCGCCCGATCCGGACACGCGCCTGTTCCGGATCTCGATCGACGGCGTGAAGGAGGGCGACTCGAAGATAAGCTGGGCCGAGCGGATCGAGAAGGTGCGCGACGAGCGCGGCGAGCACCAGGACGAGAACGACGACCTGCGCGACTTCACGCTGGCCATCGCCTTCGGCCTCATTCGCCGCGCCGACAGCGGCTACCTCCTCGACGATCCCGACCTGCCCGAGGACCGCCGCAAGCTCGGTAAATTCCGCGATCAGGCATTCGCGGGCTACCGGGGGCGCATCGAGGCGCAGAAGGTGTGGGTCCGACGCGGCTGGCTCGCGCGCCTGGTCGCGCTCGAGGA
- a CDS encoding vWA domain-containing protein, translating into MRAIEALPLAVALGSALAVLTATVDASAEGALRTVLVIDASSSMRSTDPKELRKVAAELFVDLTREGDSLAVAGFDGGARDAMTGFVTVRSSADREAVKRAVRAVGNDGAWTDFTAGLEGARRLFASAPREAGDQDLIVFLTDGRCDPDPKGPLAEAARAAKVRAEELCQKRVLDEILPALGKTRVYAVGLSKSAPRAFLEQLGGKTGGLGVATDRADELPRTFADIYARLFGSRLAEGPSAATQTLAIDEGALSLGVVLVGPPKLSVRLFDPAGAELPTDNKDPAAVSFVDGPAYRLYRVARPLAGPYRLDVGGGGTGGRYAVLQNLDLDLGFVDHPQVLEVGKPRALRFRLATPGGKVPPAAFLDRHAFALAMAESPGTCDDAAFSSGAPLPLRRIEGGGFEATVTPAKNGALCLEARMTPGEGGVLTRTRRAPAVRVIPPIHLKAAVASPFGAVKQEGKGQAAISLEGSEIGEVLGADLEFEGLPPFASSSPAKVELGPAGPGRISVDLHVGRDTPPGPREIAIRIVPRSPEGFTDRAVGVRIPVTIVPLTFWERYGRTIQLVGAALTTLLLVLGIVLPARFRRTAVLHCEDRRDPDLPRQTKFPLGTRARAGFYRSATLLLGPTGPVRRGGVLELRAGPGGAVLGQPMGGRRVRELPREGEFGASEEGREVRLVKGRFRAMPGVRYEVEGTGLVFSWTPR; encoded by the coding sequence ATGCGCGCCATCGAAGCCCTCCCGCTCGCCGTGGCCCTCGGCTCGGCCCTCGCCGTGCTCACTGCGACCGTGGATGCGTCGGCCGAGGGCGCGCTGCGCACCGTGCTCGTCATCGACGCCTCCTCGTCGATGCGCTCCACGGATCCGAAGGAGCTGCGCAAGGTCGCCGCCGAGCTCTTCGTCGACCTCACCCGCGAGGGGGATTCGCTCGCGGTGGCGGGCTTCGACGGGGGCGCGCGCGACGCAATGACCGGCTTCGTCACCGTGCGCTCCTCGGCCGATCGCGAGGCCGTCAAGCGCGCGGTGCGAGCCGTGGGCAACGACGGCGCGTGGACCGACTTCACCGCCGGCCTCGAGGGCGCGCGCCGCCTGTTCGCGTCGGCGCCGCGCGAGGCGGGCGATCAGGACCTCATCGTCTTTCTCACCGACGGCCGCTGCGATCCCGACCCGAAGGGCCCCCTCGCCGAGGCCGCGCGCGCGGCCAAGGTGCGCGCCGAGGAGCTCTGCCAGAAGCGCGTGCTCGACGAGATCCTCCCCGCGCTCGGCAAGACGCGCGTGTACGCCGTGGGGTTGTCGAAGAGCGCTCCTCGCGCCTTTCTTGAGCAGCTCGGGGGCAAGACGGGCGGCCTCGGCGTCGCGACCGATCGCGCCGACGAGCTGCCGCGGACGTTCGCCGACATCTACGCGCGCCTGTTCGGCAGCCGCCTCGCCGAAGGCCCCTCTGCCGCGACGCAGACGCTCGCCATCGACGAGGGCGCGCTCTCGCTCGGCGTGGTCCTGGTCGGCCCGCCCAAGCTCTCGGTCCGCCTCTTCGATCCTGCGGGCGCCGAGCTGCCCACCGACAACAAAGACCCCGCCGCGGTCTCGTTCGTCGACGGCCCTGCATACCGCCTCTACCGCGTCGCGCGCCCTCTGGCGGGCCCGTATCGGCTCGACGTGGGGGGCGGCGGCACGGGCGGACGCTATGCGGTGCTGCAGAACCTCGATCTCGATCTCGGCTTCGTGGATCACCCGCAGGTGCTCGAGGTGGGCAAGCCGCGCGCATTGCGCTTCCGCCTCGCGACGCCCGGGGGCAAGGTCCCGCCGGCGGCGTTCCTCGACCGGCACGCGTTCGCGCTCGCAATGGCCGAGTCCCCGGGGACCTGCGACGACGCGGCATTCTCGTCAGGGGCGCCCTTGCCGTTGCGCCGGATCGAGGGCGGCGGATTCGAGGCCACGGTGACGCCCGCGAAGAACGGCGCGCTCTGCCTCGAGGCCCGCATGACCCCTGGGGAAGGCGGCGTCCTCACCCGCACCCGGCGCGCGCCCGCCGTCCGCGTGATCCCGCCCATTCACCTGAAGGCCGCGGTCGCCTCGCCGTTTGGCGCGGTGAAGCAAGAAGGGAAGGGCCAGGCGGCGATCAGCCTGGAGGGCAGCGAGATTGGCGAGGTCCTCGGGGCCGACCTCGAATTCGAGGGGCTGCCCCCTTTCGCGTCGTCGTCGCCGGCCAAGGTCGAGCTAGGTCCCGCCGGTCCGGGCCGGATCTCCGTCGATCTCCACGTCGGGCGCGACACGCCCCCTGGCCCGCGCGAGATTGCCATCCGCATCGTCCCGCGCTCGCCCGAGGGATTCACCGATCGCGCCGTCGGCGTGCGCATCCCGGTGACGATCGTCCCGCTCACGTTCTGGGAGCGGTATGGCCGCACGATACAGCTCGTCGGCGCGGCGCTCACGACTCTCCTGCTCGTGCTCGGGATCGTGCTGCCCGCGCGATTCCGCAGGACGGCCGTGCTTCATTGCGAGGACCGGCGCGATCCGGATCTGCCCCGGCAGACCAAGTTCCCCCTGGGCACGCGGGCGCGCGCGGGGTTTTATCGCTCCGCCACGCTTCTTTTGGGACCGACGGGTCCGGTGCGCCGGGGCGGCGTGCTCGAGCTGCGGGCGGGGCCCGGCGGCGCGGTGCTCGGGCAGCCGATGGGCGGGCGAAGGGTGCGGGAATTGCCGCGCGAGGGCGAATTCGGGGCGAGCGAAGAGGGGCGCGAGGTGCGGCTCGTGAAGGGCCGGTTCCGCGCAATGCCGGGCGTACGCTACGAGGTGGAGGGGACGGGGCTCGTCTTTTCGTGGACGCCCAGGTGA
- a CDS encoding AAA family ATPase: protein MKRRRSAKLPPPEGFVRAITLVRERIEDPNVYPYNIPAIRSLDTLELHPRVTFLVGENGSGKSTILEATAMLLGFNAEGGTKNFSFATRHSESDLHRALRPVRNARRERHGYFLRAESTFNVATYIEELGIVQWYGGRSLHEQSHGEAFLTLVEQRFHPEGLYLLDEPEAALSPGRQLRFLGHLHVLAKAGAQFIIATHSPILLAYPGALLYELSENGIAAVQYEDTEHYRLTRDFLLHRDRFFHEMFKEEDEEGG, encoded by the coding sequence ATGAAGCGCCGCAGATCCGCCAAGCTGCCTCCTCCGGAGGGCTTTGTCCGAGCCATCACGCTCGTCCGCGAGCGCATCGAGGACCCGAACGTCTATCCCTACAACATCCCGGCCATTCGTTCGCTCGATACCCTCGAGCTCCATCCCAGGGTGACGTTCCTCGTGGGTGAGAACGGCTCGGGCAAGTCCACGATCCTCGAAGCCACGGCGATGCTGCTCGGGTTCAACGCGGAGGGGGGCACGAAGAACTTCAGCTTCGCCACGCGCCACTCCGAGTCCGACCTCCATCGGGCCTTGCGGCCCGTGCGTAACGCGCGCCGCGAGCGGCACGGCTATTTCCTCCGCGCCGAGAGCACGTTCAACGTCGCCACCTACATCGAGGAGCTCGGCATCGTCCAGTGGTATGGCGGCCGCTCGCTCCACGAGCAGTCCCATGGCGAAGCCTTCCTGACGCTCGTCGAGCAGCGATTCCACCCCGAGGGTCTGTACCTCCTCGACGAGCCTGAAGCCGCGCTCTCTCCGGGGAGGCAGCTCCGCTTCCTGGGGCATCTCCACGTGCTCGCCAAGGCGGGCGCTCAGTTCATCATCGCGACGCATTCGCCGATCTTGCTCGCCTATCCGGGGGCGCTCCTTTACGAGCTGTCGGAGAACGGCATCGCCGCGGTCCAGTACGAGGACACGGAGCATTACCGCCTCACCCGCGACTTCTTGCTGCATCGCGATCGGTTCTTTCATGAGATGTTCAAGGAGGAGGACGAGGAGGGGGGTTGA
- a CDS encoding tetratricopeptide repeat protein, translating to MKTFNRAKKPSPMPMASRPWPGPSMVLGLLLAACAPAAQAPESPDPAVNEELEGGKGVAEDEARAASLYGKACDAGDGPSCTRLGVMLQQGQGVARDDARAAIVYAKACDAGEEIGCYGLGVLHERGKGVAEDEARAAMLYGRSCHLGSVGCASLGALYEQGRGVRKDDTRAASLFDQACWAGDAVACIGRGSPSEKDPGAGKPEAAAIALHTKACDGGEAQGCFHLGLRLAKGRGVAKDDARAATLLTKACDAGLAPACSNLGILFAQGLGVAKDGARAAELYTKGCDGQDLLGCFLLGNALRGSNPRGDGARTTALYTKACDGGLALGCASAGNMFRHGEGVSKDEARAAALLVKGCQGGNSKACFFAGVMFAGGEGVAKDETRGAALLTKACDGGEAVGCSALAELFAKGSGVAKDDARATALLSKACDGSHGLACALLGTRVAMGKGVARDDARAFALLTRVCDASEGLACTSLGVMFQNGQGVAKDDARAAALYARACDMGSPDGCHRLKATQRPVP from the coding sequence ATGAAGACATTCAATCGTGCGAAGAAGCCGAGCCCCATGCCGATGGCCTCACGGCCGTGGCCCGGGCCATCGATGGTGCTGGGCCTGCTGCTCGCAGCCTGTGCGCCGGCAGCTCAGGCGCCCGAGAGCCCGGACCCGGCCGTGAACGAGGAGCTCGAGGGCGGCAAGGGCGTGGCCGAGGACGAAGCGCGCGCCGCGAGCCTGTACGGCAAGGCTTGCGATGCTGGCGATGGCCCGAGCTGCACCCGACTCGGCGTCATGCTCCAGCAGGGACAGGGCGTGGCCAGGGACGACGCGCGCGCTGCGATCGTCTATGCCAAGGCTTGCGATGCTGGCGAGGAGATAGGCTGCTACGGCCTCGGCGTCCTCCACGAGCGCGGCAAGGGCGTGGCCGAGGACGAGGCGCGCGCCGCGATGCTTTATGGCAGGAGCTGCCATCTGGGAAGCGTGGGCTGCGCGTCTCTCGGCGCCCTCTACGAGCAAGGCCGCGGCGTGCGCAAGGACGATACGCGCGCCGCGAGCCTCTTCGACCAAGCCTGCTGGGCCGGGGATGCGGTCGCCTGCATCGGCCGCGGTTCTCCATCCGAGAAAGATCCGGGCGCGGGCAAACCCGAAGCTGCCGCCATTGCGCTCCACACCAAGGCCTGCGATGGGGGCGAGGCCCAGGGGTGCTTTCACCTCGGCCTTCGACTCGCAAAGGGCCGCGGCGTGGCCAAGGACGACGCGCGCGCGGCGACCCTCTTGACCAAGGCCTGTGACGCGGGCCTTGCGCCGGCCTGCTCCAACCTCGGCATTCTGTTCGCACAGGGGCTCGGCGTGGCCAAGGACGGCGCGCGCGCGGCGGAGCTCTACACCAAGGGCTGCGACGGGCAGGACCTCCTCGGCTGCTTCCTCCTCGGCAACGCGCTCCGTGGGAGCAACCCGCGCGGGGACGGCGCGCGCACGACGGCCCTTTACACCAAGGCCTGCGACGGCGGCCTGGCCCTCGGCTGCGCCAGCGCCGGCAACATGTTCCGGCACGGGGAAGGGGTGAGCAAGGACGAGGCGCGCGCCGCGGCCCTCCTGGTCAAGGGCTGTCAGGGGGGCAATTCGAAAGCCTGCTTTTTCGCTGGCGTCATGTTCGCGGGCGGAGAAGGCGTGGCCAAGGACGAGACACGCGGCGCGGCTCTCCTGACCAAGGCCTGCGACGGGGGCGAGGCCGTCGGGTGCTCCGCCCTCGCCGAGCTGTTCGCGAAGGGAAGTGGCGTGGCCAAGGACGATGCACGCGCCACGGCTCTCCTGAGCAAGGCCTGCGATGGGAGCCATGGCCTGGCCTGCGCCCTCCTCGGCACCAGGGTGGCCATGGGCAAAGGCGTGGCCAGGGACGATGCGCGCGCCTTTGCCCTCCTCACCAGGGTCTGTGACGCGAGCGAGGGCCTCGCCTGCACGAGCCTCGGCGTCATGTTCCAGAATGGTCAAGGCGTGGCCAAGGACGACGCGCGCGCCGCGGCTCTCTACGCCAGGGCCTGCGACATGGGCAGCCCCGATGGTTGCCATCGGCTGAAGGCGACGCAGCGTCCCGTCCCCTGA